GGACCGGCTTGGCCTCCGCGTTGGCCGGGGCAACCGGCGCATTGCTGGCGGGCGTCATCAATTGGGCCGGGCTTTTGAGCGCGGCGACGTCGATCTGTGGCGGCGTCGGAAGCTGGAGATGCTCGGCCGTGTAGGCCCAGGTCGCCTGGACGCGCGCGGGGTCGTCGTTCAGCTTGGTGCCGTAGCTCGGCACGATCTGCCGGATCTTGGCCTGCCAGTCCGGCGTCGCGACCTTATCGGTGAAGACCTTCTCCAGGACCTTCAGCATGATCGGCGCCGCCGTGGAGGCGCCCGGCGAGGCGCCGAGCAGGGCCGCGATGCTACCGTCCTTGGCCGAGACGATTTCCGTGCCGAGCTTGAGAACGCCGCCCTTGTCGGCGTCGCGCTTGATGATCTGCACGCGCTGGCCCGCCTGCCACAGGCGCCAGTCCTCAGCCCTTGCCTGCGGGAAATACTCGCGCAGCGCCGCGATGCGGTCCTCGTCCGAGAGCATGAGCTGGCCGGCGAGATATTCCACCAAGGGATATTCGTCGATCCCGACCCGCATCATCGGCCAGACATTGCTGGTCGTGGCGGAGGAGAGAAGGTCGAAATACGAGCCTTCCTTCAGGAACTTGGTGGAGAAGGTGGCGAAGGGGCCGAACAGGATGACGCGCTTGCCGCCGAGCACGCGCGTGTCGAGATGGGGCACGGACATGGGCGGCGAGCCGACCGAGGCCTTGCCATAGGCCTTGGCCAGATGCAGCATCGTGACGTCCGGGTTCTCGTTCACCAGGAACGAACCGCCGACTGGGAAGCCGCCGTAGTCCTCGCCCTCAGGAATGCCGGCCTTCTGCAGGAGATGCAAAGCGCCGCCGCCCGCGCCGATGAAGACGAAGCGCGCGTCCACCGTGCGCTCCGACCCGTCCTTCAGATTGCTGTAAGTGACGCGCCAAGTGCCGTCGCCGTTGCGCTCGATCGATTCCACCTCGCTGGAGGTCTGGAGATCGAAGCCAGGCTGGCTGGAAAGATGGGAGACGAACTGGCGGGTGATCTCGCCGAATTCCATGTCGGTGCCGAGCGGCGTCCAGGTCGCGCCGATCTTCTGCCGGGGATCGCGCCCCTGCATCATGAGCGGCACCCACTGGCGCAGTTGCTCGGGATCGGTGGAATAGTTCATGCCGGCGAAGAGCGGGCTCGCCTTCAGCGCCTCGAAGCGCTTTTCGAGATAGGCGATGTTCTCGTCGCCCCAGACGAAGCTCATGTGCGGCGTGTGGTTGATGAAGGAGCGCGGGTTCTTCAGAACGCCGTTGCGCACCTGCCAGGCCCAGAACTGGCGCGAGATCTGGAAGGCCTCGTTGATCTCCACGGCCTTGGAAATGTCGATCTTGCCGTCGGCCTTTTCCGGCGTGTAGTTCAGCTCCGCCAGGGCCGAATGGCCCGTGCCGGCATTGTTCCAGCCGTTGGAGCTTTCCAGCGCCACGCCGTCGAGCCGCTCCAGCATCTGCATGGACCAGCCGGGCTCCAGCTCACGCAACCAGACGCCGAGCGTGGCGCTCATGATGCCGCCGCCGATCAGAAGCACGTCCACTTTGGAGGCGGCGGCGGTCGCCAGCGCCGGCGCGCCCGGCATTGCCGCCACCGCGAGGCCGGCCAGCGCGGTGCCGAGAACCTGCCGTCGGTTCATGGGAAGGGCTTGATGCAGAAGATCAGCGGACGGGCGGCCGTTGTTGTCGATCACGATGAAACCTGAATGCGTTGTCGGTGTGGCCGAATGGCTCTGCGGTCCCGTTATAGGAAAGGCACGGCCTAGACAATCATCCGGCCATTCCGCCAGTCGGAAAGGCGAGAGATAGCCTCATGCAGGGCTTAACTATTAGGAAAGACATTCATCTTTCGCAGGCGCCAGAGATCGAATACCAATTTCTCGCATTGCAGCATATCGTCTATGCTTTGAAGAACTCTAAGGAACGCATATGCGAAGAGCAGTGGCGTGCGCGCGTCAGGAAACCGGAGCCTGATCGGCTCGGTCCAGTGAGTCGTTCGGGATCGTGGAAGGCCGGCCAGCGGTCAGGGCGGCGTCCAGGCGGTGCGCTCGACCTCCAGCCCCACTGAGGGCGCCTCCAGGCGGAACACGAGGCCGGAGGGGGCGAAGTCGATCTGCGAACTGCCGCCGAACTCGGCCGCGAGCACGCGCTCCACGATGCGCCGGCCATAGCCGGTGGCGGTCGGCGGGGCGACGGGGGGGCCGCCCGATTCCCGCCATTCCAGCGCGAAGCGTCCGCCGCCCACCGTCCAGGTCACGTCCACCCGCCCGTCCGCGTTGGACAGGGCGCCGTGGCGCCAGGCATTGTCGCCGAGCTCGTGCATGGCGAGCGAGAGCATGGTGGCGATGCGCGGCTTCAGCCGCACGTCCGGGCCGCCGACGCGCAGGCGATCGCCCACCCGCTCGTGCAGCGGGTCGAGCGCGCCCTGCATCACGTCCACCAGCATGGCGCTGGCCCAGGCCTCGGCGGTCAGGACGTCGTGGCTGCGAGCGATGGCCTGCAGGCGGCCGGTGATGGCGGAGGCGACGCGCTCCGGAACGGCGCCGTCGCGCAGCGTCTGCAACACCACGGTCTGCACCGTCGCCAGCGTGTTCTTCACGCGGTGGCTCAGTTCGCGGTTGAGGAGAAAACTGTGCTCCTCGGCCCGCTTGCGCTCGGTCACGTCGAGCTGCGAGGCGAAGAAATAGGTCAACTCGCCCTTGGAGAAGACGGGGGAGATGAGCAGCGCGTTCCAGAAGGTCGTGCCGTCCTTGCGATAGTTCAGGAGATCGACCTCGATCGAGCGCCGCGCCGCGATCGCCTCCCGCACCCTTTGCGTATCGGCCTGACGCGTGGCGGGGCCCTGCAGGAACCGGCAGTTGCGCCCAAGGATCTCCTCACGGGAATAGCCGGTGAGATGCAGGAAGGCGTCGTTGCAGAAGACGATCGGATTGTCGGGCTGCTTGGGATCGGTGACGACCATGGGCATGCGCGTGGTGCGCACGGCGGAGGCGAACGGGTCCTCGCTGCCGCCCGTGGGAATGCCCAGTTCCGTTTCCACGCTGGGCCGGGCGTTGTCGCTCACGATCGAAACTCCTGGGCATTCGCAGTCGGCCTTGGGCAGGACGAGTCCTCCCATGGCGCGGCCGGACGATAGGCGAGGGCGCCCGCCCCGTCGAGGCCAGATTAACGGGCGTCCCCGGCAAAAGGTCCCACGCGCTGTGCGGTGCGTCAGCGAGGGGCGATCGCGGGGAGGAAAGGGCGAGGCACGGTTGGCCGGATGTCGAAAAGCGCCCGACGAAATCTTCAGGCCGGAGGATGGTCGGGCGATTCGGATCGGGGAGGAAGAGCGTCCCAAACGACCTTGTGGGGTCTTCCCCCGTAGCTTATCGCCCTCGAACGAGAATCCTCGACTATCTCGCGCCCGGAGGTTTTGTCAGACGCGCAAGAGACGAAGCGAGGGGCGCGTGCTTCTCCAAACGCGAACCTGCCACAGCGGGCAAATCGGGGCATGTCTCCATCCGAAATGCCGCCTTATGCTCGCCGAGCTTGATCCCGCGTCCCGCTTTGGCCATGGGACTGGGCAAGACGTGGCTGGGCAGGACAGGCGCGAGCGGGAGGGGAGGCCGGGCAGGCGTGGAGATGAAGGTTCCCAATGCCACGGCCGACGTGTCGGCTTCGGAGGCGACGGCGCGCGCGCCGGGTCGCTTTCGCTCGCTGGTGCGGCGCGAGGAGATCGCGCTCGTGGTTCTGGCCGCGATCGTCGGCGCCTGCGGGGGTCTGCTCGTCATGGGCATCTCGGCGGCCGCGCAAGCCCTGCATGTCGCCTTCTTCGCGCTGGCGCCGGGCGAGCGGCTGAGCGGGTCGCAGGCGCTGGCCTCGCCCCTGATGGCGCTGGTGCCCGCGATGGGCGGGGCGATCCTCGGTCTCATGCTGTTCTGGCAGGCGCGCGGCAAGGCGCGCGCCCTGATCGATCCGATCGAGGCCAATGCCCTGCATGGCGGGCGCATGTCGTTTCGCGACGGGATCGTGGTGGTCGCGCAGAATCTCGTGTCCAACGGGTTCGGCGCCTCGGTCGGGCTGGAGGCGGCCTATACGCAGATTTCGGCCGGGCTCGCCTCACGCTGCGGCGTCGCCTTCGAGATGCGGCGCGGCGACATGCGCACGCTGGTCGG
This region of Aureimonas sp. AU20 genomic DNA includes:
- the mqo gene encoding malate dehydrogenase (quinone), which gives rise to MNRRQVLGTALAGLAVAAMPGAPALATAAASKVDVLLIGGGIMSATLGVWLRELEPGWSMQMLERLDGVALESSNGWNNAGTGHSALAELNYTPEKADGKIDISKAVEINEAFQISRQFWAWQVRNGVLKNPRSFINHTPHMSFVWGDENIAYLEKRFEALKASPLFAGMNYSTDPEQLRQWVPLMMQGRDPRQKIGATWTPLGTDMEFGEITRQFVSHLSSQPGFDLQTSSEVESIERNGDGTWRVTYSNLKDGSERTVDARFVFIGAGGGALHLLQKAGIPEGEDYGGFPVGGSFLVNENPDVTMLHLAKAYGKASVGSPPMSVPHLDTRVLGGKRVILFGPFATFSTKFLKEGSYFDLLSSATTSNVWPMMRVGIDEYPLVEYLAGQLMLSDEDRIAALREYFPQARAEDWRLWQAGQRVQIIKRDADKGGVLKLGTEIVSAKDGSIAALLGASPGASTAAPIMLKVLEKVFTDKVATPDWQAKIRQIVPSYGTKLNDDPARVQATWAYTAEHLQLPTPPQIDVAALKSPAQLMTPASNAPVAPANAEAKPVHDLAP
- a CDS encoding HWE histidine kinase domain-containing protein, with translation MSDNARPSVETELGIPTGGSEDPFASAVRTTRMPMVVTDPKQPDNPIVFCNDAFLHLTGYSREEILGRNCRFLQGPATRQADTQRVREAIAARRSIEVDLLNYRKDGTTFWNALLISPVFSKGELTYFFASQLDVTERKRAEEHSFLLNRELSHRVKNTLATVQTVVLQTLRDGAVPERVASAITGRLQAIARSHDVLTAEAWASAMLVDVMQGALDPLHERVGDRLRVGGPDVRLKPRIATMLSLAMHELGDNAWRHGALSNADGRVDVTWTVGGGRFALEWRESGGPPVAPPTATGYGRRIVERVLAAEFGGSSQIDFAPSGLVFRLEAPSVGLEVERTAWTPP